A window of the Thermoanaerobacter uzonensis DSM 18761 genome harbors these coding sequences:
- a CDS encoding glycosyltransferase family 4 protein — protein sequence MKVYLLSFMVAFIVSLIATPIAKKLAFAIGAIDIPNDERRIHTKPVPRLGGLAIFFGTIMSMLLFLSKTHETIGIVAGATIIVVLGLFDDKYSLSAKVKLLGQLGAAVVLIISGVRIDWLSNPFGDGMIYLKSWVAIPLTLFWVVGITNTMNLIDGLDGLAAGIAVISSGSLFIVSLLNGRFATAVISIAIAGAALGFLPYNFNPAKIFMGDTGSMFLGFVLAAISIQGAVKSAAAIAIAVPILALGVPIFDTTFAIVRRLKNGKPIMEADKGHLHHRLLEKGLTQRQVVLIMYGVSLLLGISAILISSSNETKGLIIFLISILFVMWGADRLGLLERQKKGTQVR from the coding sequence ATGAAGGTATACCTTCTATCTTTTATGGTAGCTTTTATAGTGTCACTTATTGCTACTCCAATAGCGAAAAAATTGGCTTTTGCGATTGGAGCTATTGATATACCTAATGATGAAAGACGCATACATACAAAACCTGTTCCTAGATTAGGCGGATTGGCTATATTTTTTGGCACTATAATGAGCATGTTGCTATTTTTGTCTAAAACCCATGAAACCATTGGTATAGTGGCAGGGGCAACCATAATTGTAGTATTGGGATTGTTTGACGATAAGTACAGTCTCAGTGCAAAAGTTAAACTTTTAGGACAATTGGGAGCAGCCGTAGTGCTAATAATAAGTGGAGTGAGAATAGATTGGCTATCTAATCCTTTTGGAGATGGAATGATATATCTAAAAAGCTGGGTGGCTATTCCTCTTACGCTCTTTTGGGTAGTAGGTATTACGAATACTATGAATCTCATCGACGGTCTTGATGGACTGGCAGCAGGGATAGCAGTCATATCATCAGGTTCTCTATTTATAGTTTCGCTTTTAAATGGCAGATTTGCAACTGCTGTTATTTCAATCGCTATTGCGGGTGCTGCTTTAGGCTTTTTGCCTTACAATTTTAATCCTGCAAAAATTTTTATGGGAGATACAGGGTCTATGTTTTTAGGATTTGTGCTGGCGGCTATATCAATACAGGGAGCGGTAAAATCAGCAGCGGCAATTGCTATAGCGGTGCCAATCCTTGCGTTAGGTGTTCCTATATTTGATACCACGTTTGCGATTGTAAGAAGACTAAAAAACGGTAAGCCAATTATGGAGGCAGATAAAGGACATTTGCACCACAGGCTTTTAGAAAAAGGCCTTACACAAAGACAGGTCGTGCTTATAATGTACGGCGTAAGTTTATTGCTGGGAATAAGTGCCATATTAATATCTTCCAGTAATGAAACAAAAGGTTTAAT